From the Lysobacter sp. FW306-1B-D06B genome, one window contains:
- a CDS encoding YaeQ family protein has product MALKATVVKAELQLSDLDRHHYATYPLTLAQHPSETDQRLMVRVVAYALFASERLEFGKGLSTDDEPDLWRRDYTGDIELWIDLGQPDDSRIRKACGRARQVVVVNYGGRAADLWWDKNAAVLTRLGNLTVIDIDAAAVDALAAMIERSMRLNAIIQDGELQVMGDTGTVALRPRTRMAPAAQAA; this is encoded by the coding sequence ATGGCGCTCAAGGCGACCGTGGTCAAGGCCGAGCTTCAGCTCAGTGACCTGGACCGGCACCATTACGCAACCTATCCCCTCACCCTCGCCCAGCACCCGTCGGAGACCGACCAGCGGCTGATGGTGCGGGTGGTCGCCTACGCGCTGTTCGCCAGCGAACGCCTGGAATTCGGCAAGGGCCTGAGCACCGACGACGAACCCGATCTCTGGCGCCGCGATTACACCGGCGACATCGAGCTGTGGATCGACCTCGGCCAGCCTGACGACTCGCGTATCCGCAAGGCCTGCGGTCGCGCGCGCCAGGTCGTCGTGGTCAATTACGGCGGCCGCGCCGCCGACCTGTGGTGGGACAAGAACGCCGCCGTGTTGACGCGCCTGGGCAACCTCACCGTGATCGACATCGATGCGGCGGCCGTGGACGCCCTGGCCGCGATGATCGAACGCAGCATGCGCCTCAACGCCATCATCCAGGACGGCGAGTTGCAGGTGATGGGCGACACCGGCACGGTCGCATTGCGTCCGCGCACGCGCATGGCGCCGGCCGCACAGGCAGCCTGA
- a CDS encoding transporter — translation MLAACLVFLPSAAASAQQHDADELAKALSNPVAALISVPFQYNYDETFGEDGQRHLMNIQPVAPFSISEHWNVISRTILPVIHQRDAIPGDNQTGIGDITQSFFFSPKKPGASGLTWGVGPAMLIPTGSDDLGADTWGLGPTFVVLKQEGAWTYGALVNHIVDVAGGSDRADINSTFLQPFVSRGMGQGRTLGASFESTYDWEAEQWTVPLNVFYSKVSKIGNQRVSYQGGVRAYLDQPPGGPEWGLRFTFTLLFPK, via the coding sequence ATGCTCGCTGCGTGCCTGGTTTTTCTGCCGTCCGCCGCCGCGTCGGCGCAGCAGCATGACGCCGACGAACTGGCCAAGGCGCTGTCCAATCCCGTGGCGGCACTGATCAGCGTGCCGTTCCAGTACAACTACGACGAGACGTTCGGCGAGGACGGGCAACGCCATCTGATGAACATACAGCCGGTGGCGCCATTCTCGATCTCCGAGCACTGGAACGTCATCTCGCGCACGATCCTGCCGGTGATCCACCAGCGCGATGCCATCCCCGGCGACAACCAGACCGGCATCGGCGACATCACGCAGAGCTTCTTCTTTTCGCCGAAGAAACCCGGCGCATCCGGCCTGACGTGGGGCGTGGGTCCTGCGATGCTGATTCCCACCGGCAGCGACGACCTGGGCGCCGATACGTGGGGCTTGGGCCCGACCTTCGTTGTGCTCAAGCAGGAAGGCGCGTGGACGTACGGCGCGCTGGTCAACCACATCGTCGATGTCGCCGGCGGCAGCGACCGTGCCGACATCAATTCCACCTTCCTGCAGCCGTTCGTCAGTCGCGGCATGGGGCAGGGGCGCACGCTCGGCGCCAGCTTCGAGTCGACCTACGATTGGGAAGCGGAGCAATGGACCGTGCCGCTCAACGTGTTCTACAGCAAGGTCTCGAAGATCGGGAACCAGCGCGTCAGCTACCAGGGAGGCGTGCGCGCTTACCTTGACCAACCGCCGGGCGGGCCGGAGTGGGGCCTGCGTTTCACCTTCACGCTGTTGTTCCCCAAATGA
- a CDS encoding NAD(P)/FAD-dependent oxidoreductase → MSGHFDVLIVGGGAAGLMCALTAGRRGKRVLVVEHANRVGKKILMSGGGRCNFTNTGATPANYLSANPHFCKSALARYTPWHFIEMVERHGIAYHEKELGQLFCDVSSKLIVKMLLDECADAGVRVETSCSIERVSHGDSEEARFRLHTSHGAFSAPSLVVASGGLSIPSMGATGFGYELARRFGHAVLPTRAGLVPLTLSGKHQERLADLSGVALPVTAHCNGASFSNYMLITHRGVSGPSILQISSFWQPGDDLRLDLLPGQDALEALQQWQRERPSAELKTVLGDVMPKRFAQRLCEHWLPNRPMKQYNAPQLREIAQVLSDWSLVASGTEGYRTAEVTLGGVDTDEVSSSTMQSRRVPGLYFIGEVIDVTGWLGGYNFQWAWASGHAAGNAV, encoded by the coding sequence ATGAGCGGGCATTTCGACGTACTGATCGTGGGTGGCGGCGCCGCGGGACTGATGTGCGCGTTGACCGCCGGTCGGCGCGGCAAGCGCGTGCTCGTGGTCGAACACGCCAACCGCGTCGGCAAGAAGATCCTCATGTCCGGCGGCGGTCGCTGCAATTTCACCAACACCGGCGCCACGCCCGCCAACTACCTCTCGGCCAACCCGCATTTCTGCAAGTCGGCGCTGGCGCGCTACACGCCGTGGCACTTCATCGAGATGGTCGAGCGCCACGGCATCGCCTATCACGAAAAGGAACTGGGCCAGCTGTTCTGCGATGTCTCGTCCAAGCTCATCGTGAAGATGCTGCTGGACGAATGCGCCGATGCCGGCGTGCGCGTGGAGACCAGTTGCAGCATCGAGCGCGTCAGCCACGGCGACAGCGAGGAAGCCCGCTTCCGCCTGCACACCAGCCACGGTGCGTTTTCCGCGCCATCGCTGGTGGTGGCCAGCGGCGGGCTGTCGATCCCGAGCATGGGCGCGACCGGCTTCGGCTACGAACTGGCGCGCCGCTTCGGCCACGCCGTGCTGCCCACGCGCGCGGGGCTCGTCCCGCTCACGCTCAGCGGCAAGCATCAGGAACGCCTGGCCGATCTGAGCGGCGTCGCGCTGCCGGTCACCGCGCACTGCAACGGCGCGAGTTTCAGCAATTACATGCTGATCACGCACCGCGGCGTCAGCGGCCCGTCGATCCTGCAGATCTCCTCGTTCTGGCAGCCCGGTGACGATCTGCGCCTGGACCTGTTGCCCGGCCAGGATGCACTGGAAGCGTTGCAGCAATGGCAGCGTGAACGGCCGTCCGCGGAGCTCAAGACCGTGCTCGGCGACGTCATGCCCAAGCGCTTCGCTCAGCGACTGTGCGAACACTGGCTGCCCAATCGGCCGATGAAGCAGTACAACGCGCCGCAGCTGCGCGAGATCGCGCAGGTGTTGAGCGACTGGTCGCTGGTGGCCAGCGGCACCGAAGGCTACCGCACCGCCGAAGTGACCCTGGGCGGTGTCGATACCGATGAAGTGTCATCGAGCACCATGCAATCCAGGCGTGTGCCGGGGCTGTATTTCATCGGCGAAGTCATCGACGTCACCGGCTGGCTCGGCGGTTACAACTTCCAGTGGGCCTGGGCTTCGGGGCACGCCGCCGGTAACGCGGTGTAG
- a CDS encoding cupin domain-containing protein, with translation MNTRILSGALLLASLLGAAPAAFAHGPGEGDGAEKIGMLQQRALSDAPGKNLLFFTVEYAPGQRSIPHVHGGSVVAYVLEGAVVSQLEGEPQVTYRAGESWYETPGIDHLVSRNASDTQPAKLLVWILNEGDGPVLTPIPAQESR, from the coding sequence ATGAACACCCGCATCCTGTCCGGCGCGTTGCTGCTGGCATCCCTCCTGGGGGCCGCGCCCGCGGCCTTCGCCCACGGCCCCGGCGAGGGCGACGGCGCCGAGAAGATCGGCATGCTGCAGCAGCGCGCACTGTCCGACGCGCCGGGGAAGAACCTGTTGTTCTTCACCGTCGAATACGCCCCGGGCCAGCGCTCCATCCCGCACGTGCATGGCGGTTCGGTGGTCGCCTACGTGCTGGAAGGCGCCGTGGTCTCGCAGCTGGAAGGCGAGCCGCAAGTCACCTATCGCGCCGGCGAATCCTGGTACGAAACGCCGGGGATCGACCACCTCGTCTCGCGCAACGCCAGCGACACGCAACCGGCGAAGCTGCTGGTGTGGATCCTCAACGAAGGCGACGGCCCGGTGTTGACGCCGATCCCGGCGCAGGAATCGCGGTGA
- the msrB gene encoding peptide-methionine (R)-S-oxide reductase MsrB, whose protein sequence is MSDYRKTPEAVARLTPEQYRVTQEGATERPGTGEYLHNERPGIYVDIVSGEPLFASSAKYESGCGWPSFTKPIDDSSISELRDTSHGMIRTEVRSSHGDSHLGHVFPDGPRDRGGLRYCINSASLRFIPREEMEAAGYGKWIDQVEDLR, encoded by the coding sequence ATGAGCGACTATCGCAAGACCCCCGAAGCCGTCGCACGGCTGACCCCGGAGCAGTATCGCGTCACCCAGGAAGGCGCCACCGAGCGCCCCGGCACCGGCGAATACCTCCACAACGAACGTCCGGGCATCTACGTCGACATCGTGTCCGGCGAACCGCTGTTCGCTTCGTCGGCGAAGTACGAATCCGGCTGCGGGTGGCCGAGCTTCACCAAGCCGATCGATGACTCCAGCATCAGCGAACTGCGCGACACCTCGCACGGCATGATTCGTACGGAAGTGCGTTCCTCGCATGGCGACAGCCATCTCGGCCACGTCTTCCCCGACGGCCCGCGCGATCGCGGCGGCCTGCGCTACTGCATCAACTCGGCGTCGCTGCGCTTCATTCCGCGCGAGGAGATGGAAGCGGCCGGCTACGGCAAGTGGATCGATCAGGTCGAAGACCTGCGCTGA